TCGGAGGCACAGAAGAGGTGGTCAACCGGCCGCCGGGATACCGGAACCGACTTTTCCGGGCCGCCACCGGACCCACCAGGGCGACGATCTGACCCGGATGCGGCGCAGATCTTGCGTTCGGCCGTCTGACCTGCGGTAATGTGTCGACCGCACGGCGTAACGACAGGAGACGATCATGGGCGGCCGACGAACCCGGCTCATCCGGGCACGTAAGGCGGCCTACTACACCCAAGAGTCACTGGCGTACGCCTTGAACGTCGACCCCGCCACTGTCGGGCACTGGGAGCGTGGCCGGTCTGAGCCGCTCCCGTTCAAGCGCCCGAAGCTGGCGAAACTGCTGGGGGTCAGCCGCGAGCAGCTGGAAGTACTGCTGGCCGAAGGGCAGACCCCACCTGCGCCGTCTGCCGACACCGAGCAAGACGGCGAACTCATGGAGGCGGAGGTAGCGTCCGACCCTATGAAGCGACGGACGCTCATGAAGTGGGGTGTCGCCACTACCGCCGCCTCAGGCCTCGGGGTTGAAGCCTTCGGCCAGATTGGCATGGCCGACGTGCGGCGCTTGGAACGCACCACGGACCGGCTCTGCAACCTCGATCACCGGCACGGCGGCGAGACGCTCTGGCGGGCCGGAGCCGCTACCGCCCAGGAAGCCGCGGTGATGCTGGAGCAGGGTCGTTACACCACCGGCGTCGGGCACGCGCTGCTCGCCGCCACCGGCAACCTGCACATCCGCACCGGCTGGCTGGCTTGTGACGCCGGACGGCACGATGTCGCTCGTACAAGCTTCACTGAAGCCTTGACCATCTCCCGCCAGGCCGGCGATCCCGAGATTGAAACCCGCGCGCTCGCCGGGCTGGGCTTCCACAGCAATCTCGTCGGCCGTCCCCGCGAAGGCCTGCGCTTCTCCGGGGCTGCCGAGGACGCCGTCCGTCGGTTGGGGCCGTCCTCGCGCATGACTGCCGTCCCGCTGCTGCACCTGGCCGTCGCCAACGCCCGCAGCGACGACTACAGCGACGCTCAAGCCGCTATCTCCCGTGCCCGCAAAGCCCTTGATGCCGACCGCGGTGAGGAGGCCGCCCCGTGGGCGGCTTTCATGAGCCCGATGGAGATCGACGCGGTGGAGGCCACCTGCGCGGTGGAAGTCGGCAAGTCGGCTCGCGCTGAGCAGCTCCTAGAGCAGGCTATTGCCGGATACGGCGACGGCTTCGCCCGCAACATCGCGCTCTACCGGGTCCGGTTGGCCGCCGCTCGTGTGCTGGCCGGAGCCATCGACGGGGCAACCGAAGCCGCCGAAGATGTGCTCGACACCATCGCAGATGGGCTCGACAGCTGGCGCGTCAGCTTGGAGCTGGGCCGGGTCATGGACTCGCTGGAGGCGTACCCTGGCGCGCCCGGCGTTCAGGCGCTTCAGGAGCGCTACGCCACTATGATCGCGGTATGATCGCTGCGCCGCCGCTCACCCTGCGCCATCACGACGCTGCCGGGATGCATGAGCTGCGCGATCTGCTTATCGCGGTTTATACGGAGGTCTACGCCGATCTGCTGTCGGACCCGTTCTTCTCGCCCGAGCGCTACTGGCAGCGGCTGGAGAGCTATGCCAAGTGGCCGGGCTTCGCCCTGGTCACGGGCTGGCTCGGCGATGACCTCATTGGTTACACGCTGGGCTACACCCTGCCGAAGGGTTCCGCCTGGTGGCGCGGCTTCCAGGGCGACGTCCCGCCCGGCGCGCTCGAAGAGGATGGCAAGCGCACCTTCGCCGTCACGCAGCTGATGGTGCTCCCCGTTCACCAGCGACGCGGCTACGCCGGGCAGCTCCACGACGCGCTCCTAGCCGACCGCCCCGAGGAACGAGCCACCTTGCTCGTCAAGCCCGACAACGTCCCGGCCCGCACCGCCTACTTGTCGTGGGGGTGGCAGCGCTTCGGGCGGTTGCAGCCGTTTAACGATGCGCCGGTGTATGACTCGCTGATGATTGAGCTCGATAGGGCTTAGCCAACCAGCTCACCAGTTGCGCGCGACCATGTACGGCCGTAGGTAGTTGTTCACGCCACCCTTCCCTGAGTCGTCACCCCGTGGCGGGTGAAACACGCCGCTGTCTAGCTGCGACTACTCGGCAAGACCAGCGGGCGAAGGCAACCGATACGGCGGAGGTGGTTCTCGTGAACGACCGCCCATATCAATATCATTCAGAGTCCGAGCTAAACCAGATTCTGAGAAGTATTGAACCTCTCCTCAACAAGAAGATTAAAGAAAAACAAGAAATGCCAATTGACTGGACCGATTACCCTTCCCTGGTGGCCCACATAAACTCGATGAGTGATACTATGCATCAAATCAACCTTGAATTTACAGCACGACGAGAGAAGCGCAGGCAACAAGCCGAGGCGCGGGCGACGAGCGCTGCTGCGGCAGCACAACCAATGGCAGCACCTCCACCAGGGTGGTACCACGATCCTGCCAACCCAAAGCGGATAGTCAGATGGGATGGCCAACAGTGGGCAGAAGAACTGTGGATTGCCGGGTAAACTCCTTACCTGCAAGCTGCGAGACAATCTCGAATTCCCATATATGATCCGGAGCACCTGATAGGCGCGCGTAGTATAATCCGACTATGACGAAACGTATCAACCCAGCGGTGCTGCATCCTCTCAAAGAGGCGCTGCGCCTAACGTTTTGGTACAAGAACGATCTCCGCGCCTTTCTTAATGCCTGCCTTGGCGATCGCGTGTTGGTCGCGCGGCTGGACTGGACGGCGTATAAGCGCGAGATCGTCGCGCAACTCGTTGACCTCCTTGCGGCCGACCAGCACAAGTACTTCGATCTGCTGCTGAACTTGCTCCTCGCGGTTGCGGAAGTTGACGACCCCCGGCACCTCAAGACCCTTGAAGATGGCGTAAAGAAGTATAGCGACGCGGTCGAGGCTCTTGCCGTCCTCCGTAAGCAAGTCGAGCCCCTATCGGAAGTTCAGGAACGACCAGGACGAAGCTGCTCGGCGCCGGGAGGCTGAACGAGCAAAAGACGAGAATGCACGCGCTATGGCAGATAAGCTCGTGGAGCTTCGCCAAGATTTCATAACGATCACAGGTCAAGAGGCGCAGCGTCGAGGTTACTCGCTTGAGAAGTTCCTAAATGAGCTATTTGCTCTGTATGACATCGACGCGAAGGGTTCATTTCGTGTTTATGGAGAACAGATCGACGGCGCCTTCACGTTTCAAGGTGTTGAGTACTTGTTGGAAGCAAAGTGGCACAAAGATTTGACGCCACTCGCAGACCTGGACGTCTTCTCCGGAAAGGTCAATCGTAAGCTCGACAATACGCTAGGCTTGTTCGTCTCAATGATGGGGTTTCAGCCCAGCGCCATAGAGCTCGCGACCGACGGTCAGCGGCCTGCCTTGCTGCTGATGGACGGCTCGGACCTGATGATGGCTCTTGATGGACGGATCGCATTTCCCGAGCTGCTGAAACGCAAGCGCCAGCATGCGGCCCAAAACGGTGACGTCTTCCTGCGCGCCACTCAGATACTTAGCGAATAGCGAACTCGGTGCCGACGGGCTCACATGCGATAGAGCTTCTCGGGTGGCTCATGCTCGGGTTGCCAGTCTTCGTTATCAGGGTGAGATTGCCAGAACTCTCGTAGTGATTGGAGGCTGTTGCCAACCTGTCGGAGCAAATCGATCTGCTTGTGTACAAAAGTCTGATCGGTGATGTTCTTGCGGAGTGTGTGAGCTGGCCTTTGGCGTGCCTGTCGCACCTCGCGGAAAGGCTTCAATACTCGGCGTACGGCGTCTTCAGGAACATCGCGTGTCGTCAGCAATATGCCAAGTCTGCTGAGAGTACCCATGTTCGCGCCGTGTTCGTCAGTGCGTGGAACCTCTGGCAAGTCTAGGCCGTCATGACGAAGGTTCTCGGATAAGAGCTTGTCGAGCTGATGAACGAAGTTGTCCCACTCTGCCTGAGACGGGCGCAGAATCCAGCCGAAGTCACCCGGCCGCTCAGTCGTCTTCAGCAGGGGCTTGCCGAACGCGCGTTGATGAAGCTCGTTAAGGTTCCGAAGCTCGAAGAAGATTCGCGCAAATGGCCCGATACCGTCCGGTCAGCCTCCCATCTGCTGCCGCCACCACGCCGGGTGAGGCTGGAGACCTTCCTCCGGAACCTGATACGTTTTCCAACGCTGCTGATGTATTGGGGTCAACTTGGCAAGATCGCCATAGAATGCACAGACGCGACGAATTATCGGCGAGTCCGGGTCGGCGGCGTCATACTTTGAAATGTCGTAGGCGAATCCAATATGCTGCATACCCGTCTTGTCGTGTTCTGGCTCGCTGCTGTCGAGGTAGACTTCATCGCTTGTCGACACTCGAGCTCCGAAGTCATAGAAGTCGAATGAGAACCGAGGGTCATTGCGGTACTGTTCAAGTACGTACGTCGAACCTGAAGTAGGCGAGTTCCAGAGTTCCACGACCTTTGGCCATCGCCTGCCGGAAAGGCTGGCCAGTGTGACGCCTTGTTGGCCGATGCTTCTTGAGGGCGACGGGGGTGGGGTATAGGCATAGCCCATAGCCATCAGAAGTCAGAGAATCGATCGAAGCAACCTGCTGCTCGATACTGCGCTCGGACGGCCAAGGTCGAATGTGCGGATTTAGGTAGTCCTCCTGGGAGACCACCTGGACCATGCTCTCGCGTACCAGCTCTACCGCGGCACTCTTCCTCGCCCGATCCTCGCCGGTGAGGTAGAGACCATTGAAGTCCGGAGACGATCCGTAAAACTTCAACACCTCGCGTAAGAGCTCGTCCTTCATCGTGCAATTATCGCATAGCCATCAGCTGCGGCGCGGCAAGCGCTCGATAGCGCATGCGCTATCGCCTTGAGTGTCGTCCTCGTGGCCGCATCGTGACCCCATTCGCGACCAGTCGGGCGCGAATCGTCTCGTTGCCGACCTGGTATTTGAGCGCGACCTGATCGAGTGTCCATCCGTCCCGGTAGAGCTGGGAGGCGTCTTCGACGTCCTCGGGCAGGAAGGTGAACGGTCGGGTGTCGATGCCGCGAGCGCGAAGGTGTTGCCCGATCGTCGTTCGGTACACGCGGTATGTATGGGCCAGTTCGCGAATCGAGGCTCCGGTGCGGAACTCTTCGATGAGCCGGTCGACCTCTTCCGGGCGAAGCTGACGGGCTGTTCGCAGCTGCCGGTGCGTCAAGTGTCTGACAGGCTCGTCCGCAGACGCCTGCGGCTCCGGCCAGCTCGCGGCCAATTTCAGCAGTCGTTGAACCTGGTGCGATGGGTGGGCAAACTCCTCAACTGCGCCCACCAAACCACGCTTGTTCCAACCCGATCCGGTGACTTCCTCACCGGATCGGGTTTTGTTGTTTCGCCGCCCAGACCGCCCCTGACGTCGTCGAACGCCGTCTGGAAGACGTTGCCCGCACCGCGCGGGCTGTCGAGCGCTTCGGACAGGGTCTACTCGCTAGCTGAGAGCCGGCAAGGGCAACAGCTTGCCCTACACCCCTGACGGCAGCTCTTCTCGCTCCAAGAACGCCAGCGCCGCAGCTCGCACCTGTTCCATGGGCACCTCGTACTGGGCCGGGATCTCCCGCACATGCGCCATGTAGTCGTAGATGACTTCACCGGTAAGGCTCGGATCGCCCACGGTCTGCGCGGCCACGGGTGTCACGAAGACGACAAGGCCCTTCTCCTGCCCGACGCCCAGGTAGAACACCCCACAGCTCGGATCGCCGGATACCGAGCACTCGGCCATCGGCGGTACTGGCTGGTCCTTGCTGTCGGCCTGCATACGCTGGATGAGCGCGTCCAGTTCGTCAGCGGTGCTCACCAGGATGGCCGGGTCGCCCTCGGAGTAGTCGTTCTCCGGCTCCTGGTCGTACCAGACTTCCAGCGTGACCACGTTACTTGCCTCCGGTGAACGTCTTGCGGTAGTTCGGGGCGTGCACGGTGAGTGAGTACCCCTTGGGGAGGATAACCGGCAGGAGGGTGTCACACCCGAACACGCCGCGGCAGGGTCGTTGTTCAGGACGAGGTCCACGTGTTTGCGTCCTTCGCGCACCATCCGGGCGGCGATCTTTTGTTCGACGTCGGCCGTGGTGGTGACGTCCCCACGTTGCGGGAGGCCCTTCTCACGGAGCAGCCGCGCCGGCGAACTGGCTGGGCTGACGGTGTCCTCGGGCGATGTTGTCGCTCCGATCCGCTCGAGGTAGCCGGTAAGCGTGGCGTTGACCTTTCCGACCACGTTCGTCGCGTCGCCAAGCCCCTGCTCGGCAGCGTTGAGCCCCGAGATGGCGTTCTGTATCTCGTGCTGCCGTGAGCCAGTCTGCGCGAGGGCCTGCATGGCCTCGCCGAGCAGGCCGGCGGCTTCGGTGAGCTTGGCGGTGGACAGCTTGCCGAGCGCCGTGCGAACGGCTGCCGCCAGCTCCTCGACACCCGCCATGATCGCCCCCGACCCCAATCTTGGCTGTTCAGCGGGCTGGTGTCACGTTCCACCTGGAAGCGCCCGCCGGCTGTCTTTGAAGGTGGTAGCCCGTCGGACGCCGCTTCCTGGTCGCCGGCGTGTTCGTTTCGCTTTCAGGCCGCCATCGCCGGTTCGGGTGCGACGGCCTCCGTGCGGCGCATCGTCGTCACCAGCACGGCCAGCCCCGCGAACAGCACCGCCGCGATCACGCCCGTGACGTTCAGCGCGCTCGTGAACGCCTCCTTCGCCTGGTCCGCCACCGCCGGGTGGGTGACGTCGGCGGCCAGGGTGGTGCCCGCCGGGAAGACCCCGCGGTAGACCGCCGCCGCGGTCAGGCCGATCAGGGCCAGGCCCAGGGATCCGCCGAGGTAGTTGCCCGTGTCCGCCATCGATGCCGCCGAACCGGCCCGCTCCGGCGGCACCGAGCCCATGACCAGGCCGATGCCCAGCGCGAACAGCGGGCCCGTGCCCAGCGTCAGCACCGCGATGGCCACCATGACCAGCGCGGGGCCGCTGGTGAAGACCAGCAGCAGGCTGCCGGCCGCGGAGAGCGCCAGCCCACCCGCGATCGCCGTGGCCGGTGCCATGAACCGGGTCAGCGCCGGTGCCGTCATCGTCCCCACCGCCACGCCGAGGCCCATCGGCGCGAACAGCACGGCCGAGACCAGCGGCGAGTAGCCGAGGACGCTCTGCAGGTACTGCGTGACCATCAGGCCGACGCCCGCCATCGCCACGCCGGCGAACACCAGCGCCACCAGCACGGCGGTGAACGGCCGGTTGCGGAACAGCCGCAGGTCCAGCAGCGGCGAGGCCGTCGTCAGCTGGCGGCGGACGAAGACCACTCCCAGCAGCGTCCCGGCTGCGATCGCCGCGAGCGGCAGCGTCAGCGAGCCAGTAGTCAGCTGCTTGAGGCCGAACACGATCAGCAGCACGGCGGCCAGCGACAGCGCGACGCCGGCGAAGTCGAGCCGTCCGGACGACGGCGCGCGGAACTCCGGCAGCAGGAACGGGCCGGCGGCGAGCAGGACGACCACGGCCGGGACGGCGACCAGGAACACCGAGCCCCACCGGAAGTGCTGCAGCAGGAAGCCGGCGAACACCGGGCCCGCCGCGCCGCCCGCGAACTGGCAGGTCGCCCAGATCGAGATGGCCTTCCCGCGCTGCTTCGCGTCGCGGAACATGTTCGTAATCAGGGCGAGCGTCGACGGCATCAGCGTTGCCCCCGCGACGCCGAGCGCCCCGCGGACGACGATGAGCATCTCCGGGCTGGTCGAGAACGCGGCCACCACGGAGAGGGCCCCGAAGGCGCCCCCGCCGACGAGCAGCAGCCGCCGTCGCCCGATCCGGTCGCCGAGCGTGCCCATGGTGATCACGAAGCCGGCGACGACGAAGCCGTAGCTGTCGGTGATCCACAGCTGCTCGGTGCCGCTCGCGCCGAGATCCGCGCTCAGCTGCGGCAGGGCGAGGAACAGCGAGGTCATGTCCATCGCGACGAGCAGGGTGGGCAGGACGAGCACCGTCAGCCCCAGCCACTCCCGCCGTCCGGCCGGCATGTCCATTTCGACTCCTTCATCGTGGGTTCGTTCACGAGGAGGTCGGAGCCGCGGGGGAGGACCGGACACGGGGCCGGAATTTTTTTTCGGGTTGCCGGGATCACTAGCGTCGAAGCCGTGAAGATCATCGTGCTGGGCGCCACCGGCTTGGTCGGACGAGCCGTCGTCGCCGCCCTCGAACCACGCCACGCGGTCGTGCCCGTCTCGCGGACCTCCGCGATCCGGGCCGACCTGACGGATCCCGCGTCGTTCGACGCGCTGTTCGACGACCCGGCCGACGCCGTCGTGTGCTGCGCCGCCAACGTGCCGCTGCGGCCCCTCGCCGCGTTGACCGGCGAGCAGGCGCTCGAAGACCTGCGTGGCAAGCTGCTCGGCCAGGTCGCCCTCGCCCGGCGGGCCGCGGAGCACCTGACCGGCGGCGGCTCGATCACGCTCACCGGCGGGACCTTTACCGAGCCGATCGCCGGCAGCGGGCTCGGCGCGCTCGTCAACGCCGGGCTCGAAGGGTTCGTCCGGTCGGCCGCCGTGGAGCTGCCGCGCGGCTTGCGGATCAACGTCGTCAGCCCTGGCTGGATCAGTGAAACCCTCGAGGCGATGGGGGAGGACGGCGGCCGCGGGACGCCGGTCGCGGTCGTCGCCGAGGCCTACCGGGCCCTCGTCGAAGGTGACGCGAACGGCCGGACCGTCGTCCCCCGGTGACCGGACTCACGCCGCGTGCCAGGCGTGCTCGGCGAAGACCTCGTCGAGCGGCGCGCGGGTGAGCCGGTTCGCGAACGTCGACAGCGTGTACGTCCCGATCCCCAGCACCACCTCCAAGGCGTTCCGTTCGGTGTAGCCGGCGCCGGTGAACGCCGCCAGCTGCTCGGCCGGGACCTCGCCCCTGGTGTCCATGACCGCGTGGACGAAGACGCGCAGCGCCTCCAGCCGCGGCTCCGGGAGCGGGGACTCCGCCCGCAGCGCCGCCACCAGTTCCGGGGAGGCGGACAGGCGGGTCAGCGTGGCCGTGTGCATCGCCACGCAGAGGTGGCACTCGTTGCGCGCGGCCACGGTCATGATCAGCACTTCGCGTTCCAGCGCCGTCAGGGTCGTGGCTTCGAAGATCGCGCTGAGCTTGAGGAAGCCGTTGAGCAGTTCCGGTGAGGTCGCCAGCCGGGCGACGGCGGACGGCACGCGGCCGAACTTCTTCGCGGTGGCCGTCATCGCGGGGCGCGCGGCCGGGGGTGCAGACTCCGGGGTGTGATCGGCGAACAAGGTGACTCCTCAGGTAGGATCGACAACGTGGTTGTCGAAACCGTAAACCTGGTTGTCGAATTTGGCAAGGGGTCATGACCGACACGCCTGGGTACGAGCTGCCCTTCCTGCTCTTCGGCGGCTTCCGCACGCTCATCGACCGCCTCCACGCCGAGCTCGCGCGCCGCGGACACCCGGACGTCCGGCCGTCGTACGGCTTCGCCATGCAGGCGGTCGGCGTCCACGGCGCTACGGCGTCGGAGATCGGGCGCCGCCTCGGCGTCTCCAAGCAGGCGGCGGGCAAGACCGTCGAACGGCTGGAGGCGCTCGGGTACGCCGAGCGCGCCGACGACCCCGCCGACGCGCGCCGCAAGATCGTGCGGCTCACCGCGCACGGCGTCGACGCGCTCAGGAAGTCGGCGGACATCTTCGACGACCTGCGCGCGGAGTGGGTACGCGCGGTCGGCGCCGAGCGGATCAGCGCGCTCGAGGCCGACCTGCGCACGGTCGTCGGCCCCGCGGCGTACCGGCTGGACGCCGCGGGCTGGTTATCGAGCTAGAAACCGACCTGGAAACCACAGCCGGGGTCCGGGGCGTCCTCCGACAGCGGGCTCCCCGCCGGGAGCACGTAAAGGACTTCGAGCACCAGCGGCGTCGACCCGAGGTTGCGGCCGATGTGCACCTGATCGGCTTTCTCGGTGAACGCCCGTCCGGTGCCGAAGATGCCGTCGATGCTGCAATCGGCCAGGTTGTGCGTCAGCGTTCCGGCCTTCACGTACGCGTAGAGCGTGCCGTCGTGGAAGTGCCAGCCGGTGTAGCCGCCGGGCTGGATGGTGACCTCCCGCAGCGTGTAGTCGGTGTGCCCGACGGTCTTCTGGGCCAGGATCGTGCCGGTGACGCCGCTGCCGGGCGTGGCGGACGCGGTCGAGGGCAGCACCAGGACCGCGGCGAGGGCGGCCATGACGACGGTGATCGGCTTGCGCATCGGCCCAAGCTACCGCGTCCGGGCGTGCCCTTGGGGGCAGTGTTCCGGGTAGCGTGCGCCCATGGACGCGGAGCTTTTCGGGCAGGTGCTCGGCGCGGTGCGGGAGTTCGTGCGCAAGGAGGTCGTGCCGCGCGAGGCGGAGATCGACGAGCGTGACGAGATCCCCGCCGGAATCCGGGAAAAGGCCGCCGAACTCGGGTTGTTCGGCTGGGCGCTGCCGGAGGAGTACGGCGGGCTGGGCCTCGGCATGGCCGAAGACGTCCGGCTGGCTGTCGAGCTCGGCCACACCACGCCCGCGTTCCGGTCGTTGTTCGGCACCAACAACGGCATCGCCGGCCAGGCGATCGTGCACTACGGGACGCCGGACCAGCGCACCCGCTGGCTGCCGCGGCTGGCCGCGGGGCAGGCGATCGCGTCGTTCGCGCTCACCGAGGCCGAGGCGGGCTCGGACCCGGGCGGTCTCACCAGCCGCGCGGTCCGCGACGGCGACCGCTACCGCCTTTCGGGCACCAAGCGGTTCATCACCAACGCGCCGCTCGCCGAAGTGTTCGTCACCTTCGCGCGCACCGACCCGGAAAGCACCGGCAGCCGCGGCATTTCGGCGTTCCTGGTGCCCGCGGGCGCGGACGGCGTCACCGTCGGCCCGCACGACGCCAAGATGGGCCAGGCCGGCGCGTGGACGTCGGAGGTGGTCTTCGACGACGTCGAGCTGTCCGCCGGCGCGCTCGTCGGCGAGGAGGGCCAGGGGTTCGGCATCGCGATGGCCTCGCTCGCCCGCGGCAGGCTGCACATCGCGGCACTGTGCGTCGGCATGGCCGAACGGGCGCTGGCCGAAGCCGTCGAGTACGCGCGGACGGCTCGCCAGGGCGGCCGGGTGATCGGCGAGTACCAGCTGGTGCAGGCGTTGCTCGCGGAGTCGCACGCCGAGCTCGCGGCCGGCCGCGCGATGGTGCACGACGCCGCCGCGAAGTACGACTCGGGCGAGGACCGCAAGCTCGGGCCGTCGTCGGCGAAACTGTTCTGCACCGAGATGCTCGGCCGCGTCGCCGACCGCGCGGTGCAGGTCCACGGCGGCATGGGCTACATCCGCGGGGTGACGGTCGAGCGGATCTACCGCGACGCGCGGCTGTTCCGGATTTACGAAGGCACCAGCGAGATCCAGAAGCTCGTGATCGCGCGGCAGCTGCTCAAGGACTGATCCTTGCGCTGGAGCGCGCTCCAGGTCCTAACGTCGGAGCATGACCACCGCACAGCACAAGATCGGCTCCGGGTTCGGGGCCGGGACCACCGCGGCCGAGGTCGTGGCGGGGATCGACCTGACGGGCAAGCTCGCCATCGTCACCGGCGGCTATTCGGGCATCGGCCTGGAGACCACGCGGGCCCTGGCGGGCGCGGGTGCGCACGTCGTCGTCCCGGCCCGCCGTCGCGTCACGGCGGAAGAAGCGTTGCAGAGCTTCGAAAACGTCGAGATCGACGAGCTGGATCTCGCCGATCTCGGCAGCGTCCGCGCCTTCGCCGAACGATTTCTCGCTTCGGGGCGGGGGATCGACATCTTCATCGGCAGCGCCGGGATCATGGCGTTGCCGGAGACCCGCGTCGGGCCGGGCTGGGAGGCGCAGTTCGCGACCAACCACCTCGGGCACTTCGCCCTGGTGAACCGGCTCTGGCCGGCCATCAACCCCGGCGCGCGTGTCCTTTCGGTGTCCTCGCGCGGCCACCACTACGGTCCCGTCCGCTTCGACGACCTGAACTTCGAGCGTGGGTATGACAAGTGGCTCGCGTACGGCCAGGCGAAGACGGCGAACGTCCTCTTCGCGGTGCAGCTCGACAAGCTGGCCCGCGACCGCGTCCGCGCGTTCGCCCTGCACCCGGGCCGGATCCTCACCGACCTCGTGCGCCATCTGGACCGTCAGGAGCTGATCGACGCCGGCATGGTCGACGATTCCGGTCAGGTCACCGGCGGCGCGAAGACGCCGGAGCAGGGCGCCGCGACGCAGGTCTGGGCCGCGGTTTCACCGCAGCTCGACGGCCTCGGCGGCGTCTACCTCGAGGACTGCGACGTCGCCGAGCCCGCTCCCGCCGACGGCACGCGCACCGGTGTGAAGGACTACGCGGTCGACCCCGTGCTCGCCGAACGCCTCTGGACGGTGTCCGCCGAGCTGGCCGGCGTGAACGCCTTCTAATGCTTTCGGGGGTTCCGGGTGGCGGAGCCCCGGATGTCACAGCTTCTCGATCTGCCGCATCAGCAGGTCGATCTCGTCCTCGGTGTTGTAGTAGTGCACCGACGCCCGGACCATGTCCGGCAGGGCGCGCGCGGTGAAGTCGTACTGGGCCGAAGTCCGGTACGACACCGACGTGTTGATGTTCGCCTCGGCGAGCCGTGCCTTGATCTCCGCGGCCGGGGTGCCGTCGATGCTGAAGGTGACGAGGCCGCACTTGCGGGCGCCGACGTCGTGCACGCGCGCACCGGCTTCGGCGAGCCGGCTCCGCAGCGTCGCGGCCAAGGACGCCACGCGCGCTTCGATGGACGGCAGGCCCCACTCGAGCGCGTAGTCGATGGCGGCGCCGAGGCCCAGCACGTTCGCGAAGTCGCGCTCCCACACCTCGAAGCGCTTGGCGGTCGGGTCGACGACGTACTCCGTCGGCGCCTCCCAGCTCGCCGAGTGCAGGTCGAGCATCGCCGGCTCCAGCCGTTCGCGCAGCCGCGGGTGCACGTAGAGGAACCCGGTGCCGCGCGGCCCGCGCACGTACTTGCGGCCGGTCCCGGACAGCGCGTCGCACTTGAGGCGCGTGACGTCGAGGTCGAGCTGGCCCGCCGACTGGCACGCGTCGAGCAGGAACGGGATGCCCGCCGCTTCGGCGACCGCGCCGATCTCCTCGGCCGGGTTGACCAGCCCGCCCTGGGTGGGCACGTGGCTGACGGCGATCAGCTTGACGTCGCCGTCGACCCGCCGCCGCAGCTCTTCGACGTCCAGCTGCCCCGATTCGTCGTCGCCGACCACCTCGACGACCGCGCCGGTGCGCCGGGCGACCTGCAGGAACGCGATGGCGTTGCTGGCGTACTCCGCGCGCGAGGTGAGGATCCGGTCTCCCGCGGCGAACGGCAGCGCGTAGAACACCGCTTGCCACGATCGCGTGGCGTTATCGGTGAGCGCGATGTCGTCCGGTTCGGCGCCGAGCAGCCGGGCCACGGACGCGTACACCGCGTCCAGGCGGTCCGCCGCTTCCGCGGCCGCTTCGTACCCGCCGATCAGCGCCTCGCGCCGCAGGTAGGAGACGACGGTGTCGGTCACGACAGCGGGAGGCAGCGCGGCGCCGGCGTTGTTGAAGTGGGTCACCTCGGCGCAGCCGGGGGTCTCACGGCGTGCGCGTTCGACGTCGAAGCTCATAGCAACTGAATACAGTAGCTCTCTTCTGTATGCAATACTGCCGGGCATGGCCCGGACCCCGCTGCG
This window of the Amycolatopsis balhimycina FH 1894 genome carries:
- a CDS encoding helix-turn-helix domain-containing protein; the protein is MGGRRTRLIRARKAAYYTQESLAYALNVDPATVGHWERGRSEPLPFKRPKLAKLLGVSREQLEVLLAEGQTPPAPSADTEQDGELMEAEVASDPMKRRTLMKWGVATTAASGLGVEAFGQIGMADVRRLERTTDRLCNLDHRHGGETLWRAGAATAQEAAVMLEQGRYTTGVGHALLAATGNLHIRTGWLACDAGRHDVARTSFTEALTISRQAGDPEIETRALAGLGFHSNLVGRPREGLRFSGAAEDAVRRLGPSSRMTAVPLLHLAVANARSDDYSDAQAAISRARKALDADRGEEAAPWAAFMSPMEIDAVEATCAVEVGKSARAEQLLEQAIAGYGDGFARNIALYRVRLAAARVLAGAIDGATEAAEDVLDTIADGLDSWRVSLELGRVMDSLEAYPGAPGVQALQERYATMIAV
- a CDS encoding GNAT family N-acetyltransferase, coding for MIAAPPLTLRHHDAAGMHELRDLLIAVYTEVYADLLSDPFFSPERYWQRLESYAKWPGFALVTGWLGDDLIGYTLGYTLPKGSAWWRGFQGDVPPGALEEDGKRTFAVTQLMVLPVHQRRGYAGQLHDALLADRPEERATLLVKPDNVPARTAYLSWGWQRFGRLQPFNDAPVYDSLMIELDRA
- a CDS encoding DUF2510 domain-containing protein codes for the protein MNDRPYQYHSESELNQILRSIEPLLNKKIKEKQEMPIDWTDYPSLVAHINSMSDTMHQINLEFTARREKRRQQAEARATSAAAAAQPMAAPPPGWYHDPANPKRIVRWDGQQWAEELWIAG
- a CDS encoding restriction endonuclease; this encodes MADKLVELRQDFITITGQEAQRRGYSLEKFLNELFALYDIDAKGSFRVYGEQIDGAFTFQGVEYLLEAKWHKDLTPLADLDVFSGKVNRKLDNTLGLFVSMMGFQPSAIELATDGQRPALLLMDGSDLMMALDGRIAFPELLKRKRQHAAQNGDVFLRATQILSE
- a CDS encoding Imm1 family immunity protein; this translates as MAGVEELAAAVRTALGKLSTAKLTEAAGLLGEAMQALAQTGSRQHEIQNAISGLNAAEQGLGDATNVVGKVNATLTGYLERIGATTSPEDTVSPASSPARLLREKGLPQRGDVTTTADVEQKIAARMVREGRKHVDLVLNNDPAAACSGVTPSCRLSSPRGTHSPCTPRTTARRSPEASNVVTLEVWYDQEPENDYSEGDPAILVSTADELDALIQRMQADSKDQPVPPMAECSVSGDPSCGVFYLGVGQEKGLVVFVTPVAAQTVGDPSLTGEVIYDYMAHVREIPAQYEVPMEQVRAAALAFLEREELPSGV
- a CDS encoding MFS transporter, coding for MDMPAGRREWLGLTVLVLPTLLVAMDMTSLFLALPQLSADLGASGTEQLWITDSYGFVVAGFVITMGTLGDRIGRRRLLLVGGGAFGALSVVAAFSTSPEMLIVVRGALGVAGATLMPSTLALITNMFRDAKQRGKAISIWATCQFAGGAAGPVFAGFLLQHFRWGSVFLVAVPAVVVLLAAGPFLLPEFRAPSSGRLDFAGVALSLAAVLLIVFGLKQLTTGSLTLPLAAIAAGTLLGVVFVRRQLTTASPLLDLRLFRNRPFTAVLVALVFAGVAMAGVGLMVTQYLQSVLGYSPLVSAVLFAPMGLGVAVGTMTAPALTRFMAPATAIAGGLALSAAGSLLLVFTSGPALVMVAIAVLTLGTGPLFALGIGLVMGSVPPERAGSAASMADTGNYLGGSLGLALIGLTAAAVYRGVFPAGTTLAADVTHPAVADQAKEAFTSALNVTGVIAAVLFAGLAVLVTTMRRTEAVAPEPAMAA
- a CDS encoding short chain dehydrogenase, producing the protein MKIIVLGATGLVGRAVVAALEPRHAVVPVSRTSAIRADLTDPASFDALFDDPADAVVCCAANVPLRPLAALTGEQALEDLRGKLLGQVALARRAAEHLTGGGSITLTGGTFTEPIAGSGLGALVNAGLEGFVRSAAVELPRGLRINVVSPGWISETLEAMGEDGGRGTPVAVVAEAYRALVEGDANGRTVVPR
- a CDS encoding carboxymuconolactone decarboxylase family protein, translated to MTATAKKFGRVPSAVARLATSPELLNGFLKLSAIFEATTLTALEREVLIMTVAARNECHLCVAMHTATLTRLSASPELVAALRAESPLPEPRLEALRVFVHAVMDTRGEVPAEQLAAFTGAGYTERNALEVVLGIGTYTLSTFANRLTRAPLDEVFAEHAWHAA